A region from the Deltaproteobacteria bacterium genome encodes:
- the gltX gene encoding glutamate--tRNA ligase: protein MRLTLITPGQGKATKYIREVSLEIRTRFAPSPTGYLHIGGARTALFNWLFARQHKGKIILRIEDTDAARSTEESVQAIIDGMQWLGLNWDEGPYFQSKQFDLYRDHAYKLIEMDKAYKCFCTPEELEQRRKDALAQGRPPKYDGRCRNNTPSPTLTKGGFTIRFKIPSGTTLVKDIVKGNIAFDNNEIEDLIILRSDGTPTYNLCVVVDDATMKITHVIRGDDHLNNTPKQMLLSEAFKYPIPAFAHLPMILGSDKTRLSKRHGATSVMAYKEMGYLPHALVNYLARLGWSYRDQEIFTIEELTGKFSLENVGKSSGIFNPEKLLWLNHHYIKESRTDELAKLLCPFLETRGYKVQADKRLANIIKTVQERSNTFVEMADAAEFYFKEDIVYEEKAAQKFLTQDMTPMFETLISGLESIHDFTHETIETVFSNIINARGIKLGKIAQPARVALTGGTVSPGIFEVIENLGKEISLARLKKAIVFIEQKTK from the coding sequence ATGAGGCTTACACTTATTACCCCGGGACAGGGGAAGGCTACAAAATATATAAGGGAGGTATCTTTGGAAATCAGGACACGATTTGCGCCAAGCCCGACAGGCTATCTTCACATAGGCGGGGCAAGGACAGCCCTTTTTAACTGGCTCTTTGCGAGACAACATAAGGGAAAAATTATCTTAAGGATTGAAGATACGGATGCGGCAAGGTCAACGGAGGAGTCTGTTCAGGCAATCATTGACGGGATGCAGTGGCTGGGCCTTAACTGGGATGAAGGCCCTTATTTCCAGAGCAAGCAGTTTGATCTTTACAGAGATCATGCATATAAACTTATTGAAATGGACAAGGCATATAAATGCTTTTGCACACCTGAAGAGCTGGAGCAAAGACGAAAGGATGCCCTTGCTCAGGGAAGGCCTCCTAAATATGACGGCAGGTGCAGAAATAATACCCCCTCCCCCACTTTAACAAAGGGGGGATTTACAATAAGATTCAAGATTCCCTCAGGAACAACATTGGTCAAAGATATTGTTAAAGGAAATATTGCATTTGACAATAACGAGATAGAGGATTTAATCATCCTTAGAAGCGATGGAACGCCCACCTATAATCTCTGCGTGGTTGTTGATGATGCAACTATGAAGATAACGCATGTTATAAGGGGTGACGACCACCTGAACAATACGCCAAAGCAGATGCTTTTATCTGAGGCATTTAAATACCCAATCCCGGCATTTGCCCATCTCCCTATGATACTCGGCTCTGATAAGACAAGGCTTAGCAAGCGTCACGGCGCCACATCTGTCATGGCATACAAAGAAATGGGTTACCTGCCGCATGCCCTGGTAAATTATCTTGCACGGCTTGGATGGTCTTATAGGGACCAGGAGATATTTACAATTGAAGAGCTTACGGGAAAATTCTCCCTCGAAAATGTGGGCAAATCATCAGGTATATTCAATCCTGAAAAACTTTTGTGGCTGAATCACCATTATATAAAAGAGTCAAGAACGGATGAACTGGCAAAACTGCTATGTCCGTTCCTGGAGACAAGGGGATATAAGGTTCAGGCAGATAAAAGGCTTGCAAATATTATAAAAACCGTTCAGGAAAGAAGCAATACCTTTGTAGAGATGGCCGATGCCGCTGAATTTTATTTTAAGGAAGATATTGTGTATGAAGAAAAGGCTGCCCAAAAATTTTTAACTCAAGATATGACTCCGATGTTTGAAACCCTTATATCAGGGCTTGAGAGCATCCATGATTTCACCCATGAGACTATTGAGACTGTATTCAGTAATATAATCAATGCAAGAGGCATAAAACTCGGCAAAATCGCCCAGCCTGCAAGGGTTGCACTAACAGGCGGAACAGTAAGCCCTGGCATATTTGAGGTGATAGAAAACCTTGGCAAAGAAATAAGTTTGGCAAGGCTGAAAAAGGCAATTGTATTTATAGAACAAAAAACTAAATAA
- a CDS encoding DUF3343 domain-containing protein yields the protein MEYIATFGSTHKALKAEKVLKEKDIPFKLIPTPKKLAAFCDLAVSFEDKDRTAVETAFRDSSIKTTAIYGKKGDEYVKVQFLRQGKRNSNKDSS from the coding sequence ATGGAATACATCGCCACCTTTGGCTCAACCCACAAGGCGTTAAAGGCAGAGAAGGTATTAAAGGAAAAAGACATACCGTTCAAACTGATACCCACGCCAAAAAAACTTGCTGCGTTCTGCGATCTCGCCGTATCATTTGAAGACAAAGACAGAACAGCGGTTGAAACTGCCTTTAGAGACAGCAGTATAAAGACGACGGCAATATACGGAAAGAAAGGAGATGAGTATGTTAAAGTGCAGTTTTTGCGGCAAGGAAAGCGAAACAGTAATAAGGATAGCTCTTGA
- a CDS encoding NHL repeat-containing protein: protein MKIGSIYTIAGTGEAGFGGDGGDAISAMLNEPKGVALDRKGNIYIADTENCLIMRVDTNGCINTIAGHFLPNSESGGDVEEMMYQRQLGKLPRKEGLPSDSIGDNGPARSSMLRYPSAIAVDQTGNVYITDTFNHRIRKVEIISGIITTIAGNGQDGFGGDEGQATEASLSEPSGIAIDRSGDIFIADFMNHKIRKVDVATGVITTVAGSGNGSFSGDNGPAIYADLTCPGGVAVDNEGNIFIADTFNNRIRIIDKDTGIINTVAGDDASFRVGDKKSSEKSLSRPYSIALDSKGDIYTTDSDNHMVRKIYRKTGEIVTVAGNGKAGFSPDETPANEASLNYPFGIAIDQADNIYIADTFNHMIRKILIKKI from the coding sequence CAAAGGGTGTAGCATTAGACAGAAAGGGAAACATATATATCGCCGACACAGAAAACTGCCTGATAATGCGCGTAGATACAAATGGATGCATAAACACTATCGCAGGGCACTTCCTTCCCAATAGCGAGAGCGGTGGTGATGTTGAAGAAATGATGTATCAAAGGCAGCTTGGGAAATTACCACGCAAAGAAGGACTTCCCTCCGATTCTATCGGTGACAACGGCCCTGCAAGATCTTCCATGTTAAGGTATCCATCTGCCATTGCCGTGGACCAGACGGGAAATGTCTACATTACAGATACATTTAATCATAGAATAAGAAAGGTAGAGATAATCTCAGGTATCATCACAACCATAGCAGGCAATGGCCAGGATGGCTTTGGCGGTGATGAAGGACAGGCAACCGAAGCAAGCCTGTCTGAGCCATCAGGCATAGCAATAGACAGGAGTGGGGATATATTTATTGCCGATTTTATGAACCATAAAATCAGGAAGGTAGATGTGGCAACCGGGGTGATAACAACTGTGGCTGGAAGCGGAAATGGCTCATTCAGCGGAGACAACGGCCCTGCGATATATGCTGACCTTACATGCCCAGGCGGTGTAGCAGTGGACAATGAGGGGAATATATTTATAGCTGATACATTTAATAATCGCATCAGGATAATAGATAAAGATACAGGAATTATAAACACAGTAGCAGGGGATGATGCCTCATTTCGGGTTGGAGATAAAAAATCGTCAGAAAAAAGCCTCTCCCGACCCTATTCAATTGCATTAGACTCAAAGGGGGATATATACACAACAGACTCTGACAACCATATGGTCAGAAAGATCTACAGGAAAACAGGTGAAATCGTTACTGTGGCAGGAAACGGAAAGGCCGGTTTTTCTCCTGACGAGACACCGGCTAATGAGGCCAGCCTCAATTATCCTTTTGGCATAGCAATAGATCAAGCTGATAATATCTATATAGCCGATACATTCAACCATATGATAAGAAAGATCTTAATTAAGAAGATATAG